Proteins encoded within one genomic window of Arachis ipaensis cultivar K30076 chromosome B08, Araip1.1, whole genome shotgun sequence:
- the LOC107612857 gene encoding eukaryotic initiation factor 4A-8 (The sequence of the model RefSeq protein was modified relative to this genomic sequence to represent the inferred CDS: added 68 bases not found in genome assembly), with translation MAGLAPEGTQFDARQYDSKMNDLLSADGQEFFTSYDEVYDSFDAMGLQENLLRGIYAYGFERPSAIQQRGIVPFCKGLDVIQQAQSGTGKTATFCSGILQQLDYGVVQCQALVLAPTRELAQQIEKVMRALGDYLGVKVHACVGGTSVREDQRILQAGVHTVVGTPGRVFDMLRRQSLRPDYIKMFVLDEADEMLSRGFKDQIYDIFQLLPSKIQVGVFSATMPPEALEITRKFMNKPVRILVKRDELTLEGIKQFYVNVEKEEWKLETLCDLYETLAITQSVIFVNTRRKVDWLTDKMRSNDHTVSATHGDMDQNTRDIIMREFRSGSSRVLITTDLLARGIDVQQVSLVINYDLPTQPENYLHRIGRSGRFGRKGVAINFVTLDDARMLSDIQKFYNVNVEELPSNVADLL, from the exons GCTTTCTGCCGATGGGCAAGAATTCTTCACCTCATATGATGAAGTCTATGATAGTTTTGATGCAATGGGATTACAAGAAAATCTTCTCAGAGGCATATATGCTTATG GTTTTGAGAGGCCTTCTGCAATACAGCAAAGGGGAATTGTTCCTTTCTGCAAAGGTCTAGATGTGATTCAGCAGGCTCAATCTGGAACCGGCAAGACAGCAACATTCTGTTCCGGAATTTTGCAGCAGCTTGATTATGGAGTGGTTCAGTGTCAGGCTTTGGTTTTGGCACCAACAAGGGAGCTGGCACAGCAAATTGAGAAGGTTATGCGAGCACTTGGTGATTACCTTGGTGTCAAGGTTCATGCTTGTGTTGGTGGGACAAGTGTTCGCGAGGATCAGCGCATTCTCCAGGCCGGTGTCCACACTGTTGTTGGCACTCCCGGCCGTGTTTTTGACATGCTGCGGAGACAGTCTCTTCGCCCAGATTACATAAAGATGTTTGTTTTGGATGAGGCAGATGAAATGCTTTCTCGTGGTTTCAAAGACCAG ATCTATGACATCTTCCAGCTTCTACCATCCAAAATTCAGGTTGGAGTGTTTTCTGCTACCATGCCACCAGAAGCCCTTGAGATTACAAGGAAGTTCATGAATAAGCCAGTGAGAATCCTGGTTAAGCGAGATGAATTGACCCTTGAAGGTATCAAGCAGTTTTATGTGAATGTTGAGAAGGAAGAATGGAAGCTAGAGACACTCTGCGACCTTTATGAGACTCTGGCCATCACACAGAGTGTCATCTTTGTGAACACAAGGCGCAAGGTGGATTGGCTCACTGACAAGATGAGAAGCAACGATCACACCGTTTCGGCCACACACGGCGACATGGATCAAAACACTCGCGACATCATTATGCGCGAATTCCGGTCAGGCTCATCGAGAGTTCTCATCACCACTGATTTATTGGCTAGAGGCATAGATGTGCAGCAAGTGTCTCTGGTTATAAACTATGATCTGCCAACTCAACCTGAGAACTATCTTCACCGCATAGGAAGGAGTGGAAGGTTTGGAAGGAAAGGTGTTGCTATAAACTTTGTGACTTTGGATGATGCAAGGATGCTTTCTGATATTCAGAAGTTCTACAATGTCAATGTAGAAGAGTTGCCATCAAATGTTGCTGATCTCCTCTGA
- the LOC107613293 gene encoding linoleate 9S-lipoxygenase, translating into MFSGVTSLVNRGHKIKGTVVLMRKNVLDINSLTSAQGLIGQGLGFVGSTIDNLTAFLGRSVSLHLISATKPDGNGKGKVGKSTFLEGIISSLPTLGAGQSAFTIHFEWDDGEMGIPGAFYIKNFMQTEFFLLTLTLEDIPNHANLKIHFVCNSWIYNAKNYKTDRIFFSNKTYLPSDTPAPLVKYREDELKNLRGDGKGERKEYDRIYDYDVYNDLGNPDSNEKYARPVLGGSTLPYPRRGRTGRPTTNKDPKSEKRSDFVYLPRDEAFGHLKSSDFLTYGLKSVAQDVMPVLTDAFDSNILTLEFDDFAEVDKLYTGGITLPTNFLSKFSPLPVLKEILRTDGEQFLKYPPPKVMQVNKSAWMTDEEFSRETLAGVNPNVIKSLEEFPPGSKLDSKVYGDHTSTMKKEHLEPNLEGLTVEQAIEKKKLFILDHHDYLIPYLRRINSSKTKAYATRTIFFLKDDGTLKPLAIELSKPHPQGEEHGPVSDVYLPAHEGVEGYIWVLAKAYVVVNDSCYHQLVSHWLNTHAVVEPFVIATNRHLNVVHPINKLLSPHYRDTMNINSLARKALINADGIIEQTFLWGRYALEMSAVLYKDWVFLDQALPNDLIKRGVAVKDSSSPHGVHLVIEDYPYASDGLEIWDAIKSWVKEYVFFYYNSDDALKQDTELQEWWKELVEVGHGDKKNETWWPKMETRNELIEASTTLIWIASALHAAINFGQYPYGGYILNRPTLSRRFMPEKGSPEYDELAKNHEKEFLKTITGKKETLIDLTVIEILSRHASDESYLGQRDDGEFWTCDTEALDAFKRFGKKLAETEQRLMQKNNDGSLKNRSGPAKMPYTLLYPSSEEGLTFRGIPNSISI; encoded by the exons ATGTTTTCGGGAGTGACAAGTCTGGTGAACAGGGGACACAAGATTAAGGGCACGGTGGTGCTGATGCGCAAGAACGTCCTTGACATCAACTCCCTTACCAGCGCTCAGGGACTCATCGGCCAAGGCCTCGGCTTCGTCGGCTCAACCATCGATAATCTCACGGCCTTCTTGGGCCGCTCTGTCTCCCTCCACCTCATTAGTGCCACCAAACCAGATG GGAATGGGAAGGGCAAAGTTGGAAAGAGCACGTTTTTGGAAGGCATAATATCTTCGTTGCCAACATTGGGAGCAGGGCAATCTGCATTCACTATTCATTTCGAATGGGATGATGGTGAGATGGGAATTCCAGGAGCATTTTACATCAAGAATTTCATGCAAACTGAGTTCTTCCTCCTTACTTTGACTCTTGAAGACATTCCAAACCATGCAAATCTCAAAATCCACTTTGTTTGCAACTCCTGGATTTATAATGCTAAAAACTACAAAACCGATCGCATTTTCTTTTCCAACAAG ACATATCTTCCAAGTGACACGCCAGCACCACTTGTAAAGTACAGGGAAGATGAATTGAAGAATTTAAGAGGAGATGGAAAAGGAGAGCGCAAAGAATATGATAGGATCTATGATTATGATGTTTACAATGATTTGGGGAATCCAGATAGCAATGAAAAATATGCTCGCCCTGTTCTTGGAGGATCTACTTTACCTTACCCTCGTAGAGGAAGAACAGGAAGACCAACCACTAACAAAG ATCCTAAGAGCGAGAAACGGAGCGATTTTGTTTACCTACCAAGGGACGAAGCATTTGGTCACTTGAAGTCATCAGATTTTCTAACTTATGGACTAAAATCTGTAGCACAAGATGTGATGCCTGTTCTCACAGATGCATTTGATTCAAATATCTTAACTCTTGAGTTTGATGATTTTGCTGAAGTGGATAAACTCTATACTGGTGGAATTACACTACCTACAAACTTTCTCAGCAAGTTTTCCCCTTTGCCAGTACTCAAGGAAATTCTACGAACAGATGGTGAACAATTCCTTAAATATCCACCACCCAAAGTCATGCAag TGAATAAATCTGCATGGATGACTGATGAAGAATTTTCTAGAGAAACACTAGCTGGTGTAAATCCTAATGTCATTAAGAGTCTTGAG GAGTTTCCACCAGGTAGCAAGCTAGATAGTAAAGTCTATGGTGATCATACTAGTACAATGAAAAAAGAACATTTAGAGCCTAACTTAGAAGGGCTTACTGTAGAACAG GCTATTGAGAAAAAGAAATTGTTCATTCTAGATCACCATGACTATTTGATTCCATATTTGAGAAGAATAAATTCAAGCAAGACAAAGGCCTATGCTACAAGGACTATTTTCTTCTTGAAAGATGATGGAACTTTAAAGCCACTGGCCATTGAGCTAAGCAAGCCACATCCTCAAGGAGAAGAGCATGGTCCTGTGAGTGATGTCTATCTACCAGCACATGAAGGAGTTGAAGGTTATATTTGGGTACTGGCCAAGGCATATGTTGTTGTAAATGACTCATGCTATCACCAACTTGTTAGTCATTG GTTAAACACTCATGCAGTTGTTGAACCATTCGTGATAGCAACAAATAGGCATTTGAATGTGGTTCACCCCATTAATAAACTACTTTCCCCACACTACCGTGACACCATGAATATAAATTCACTTGCTCGGAAAGCCTTGATTAATGCAGATGGTATTATAGAACAAACATTCTTGTGGGGTAGATATGCTTTGGAAATGTCTGCTGTACTCTATAAGGATTGGGTTTTTCTAGATCAAGCATTACCTAATGATCTCATCAAGAG AGGAGTGGCAGTTAAGGATTCATCTTCTCCCCATGGTGTGCACCTTGTGATTGAGGATTACCCTTATGCTTCTGATGGATTAGAAATATGGGATGCTATTAAATCATGGGTTAAAGAGTATGTGTTCTTTTACTACAACTCAGATGATGCACTAAAACAAGACACTGAACTCCAAGAATGGTGGAAAGAGCTTGTAGAGGTAGGTCATGGTGACAAGAAGAATGAGACATGGTGGCCAAAGATGGAAACTCGAAACGAGTTGATTGAAGCTTCAACCACTCTCATATGGATTGCTTCAGCACTTCATGCAGCTATTAATTTTGGCCAATACCCTTATGGAGGTTACATTCTTAACCGTCCAACACTTAGCAGAAGATTCATGCCTGAGAAAGGGTCTCCTGAGTATGATGAATTGGCTAAGAATCATGAGAAGGAGTTCTTGAAAACAATCACAGGGAAGAAAGAGACACTAATTGATCTTACAGTTATTGAAATTTTGTCAAGGCATGCTTCTGATGAGTCCTACCTTGGACAAAGGGATGATGGTGAGTTTTGGACTTGTGATACTGAGGCATTAGATGCCTTTAAGAGATTTGGAAAGAAACTTGCAGAGACTGAACAAAGATTGATGCAGAAGAACAATGATGGATCATTGAAAAATCGTTCTGGACCAGCTAAGATGCCTTACACTTTGCTTTATCCTTCTAGTGAGGAAGGGTTGACTTTCAGAGGAATTCCAAATAGTATCTCTATCTAA